gtgggtgaatcacgaggttaggagttcgagacaatcctggccaacatggtgaaaccctatctctactaaaaatacaaaaaattagctgggcgtagtggcgggcgcctgtaatcccagctccttgggaggctgaggcaggagaatggagtgaatccaggaggcggagattgcagtgagctgagatcgtgccactgtactccagcctgggtgacagagtgagactctgtctccaaaaaaaaaaaaagaagagtatctttcactcactcattcattcatccacagGCTATTTACTGATTTTGCCCTAGGTACAAGGCCCTCTTCTTCCAAATGAAGTAGCAGGAGAAGCAGCAATAGtcatggtaataataataacaacatcaTCAACAAAAACGACCTACCTTTACTGAGTGCTGACTGAGGGCCAAGCCTGATTTCAAGTGCTTTATATATAATGCTTAATTAATCCTTACATCATTTCTTTGAGGCAGATACTATCCTTATCATCTTCTTACAGATCTTACATGTCACTATTGTGTAAGATCCCTGAATGCAAGAAGCTTACAGTTAGGGCAGCATGAAGTATTGTGGAAGAGATGAAACTGCTGTGGTTACAAAAGTGGTCTCGACTGTTTActgactgtgtgactttgggtgcataaaaattacttaatctttttgagctccagttttcttatctgtcaaTTAGGGCAGTTATGAggatcaaatggaaaaaaaaaatttagcacaacgtctggcacataataagcacttaataatgttagctaataataataataataataatataatagcaGCAAGGAAGTCACACAAACAACCAAAAGAAGGCCATACCAAAGTGCAGGCAAAGTTCTCTGAGCGACTACGGCAGGGTGTGATCACCTGGGGAGAAGTGTGTTTGAGCCAGCACTGGAAGCCCAGGAAACACTTTCACTCAGAGATGGTGCAAGAGGGGCGACAGACAAGGAGGGCTACACAGGCCTACACAGCAGTAAAaggcttcctccccacccccacgaGAGCCTCTGTGCAGGAGGGAAAGGGGGCAAAGATAACAGAACCTTTCTCTCCAGCTTAGCAAGTGGGGTCAAGGGAAGGGCAGGGCAAAGGAGGGAGCGTCAGGAGAAAAGACCTCTCTGCACTCTGAAGAGCATGAAGAGGGAGGTGTGGGTGCTCTTCTGGGACAATCCGGGTCTGTCTTGATCCCTGCCAGGAATGATGGGAATTCTGTATATTAACAAGAGTTAGGGTCCATGGGGAAGGGGGATGGGACTCCCACTTACGCCCTTTTTCATGTCCTCATGCTCCCACAGTCCACTGAGGAGGAGAACTGAGGACATGCTGGGGTCTTTCCTTCCAAGTTCTGGCCTGAGATGAGGTCTGGGGAATGAGAACGGAAGCCCTCCACCCAGGGACTCAAGACTAGCAGATACAGAACAACCCAGGAGAGCTGCGAGGAGTGCCTCGGTCATTTGGGGTCAAGGCCAGTCCCAGATTTGACCCAGAACAAGTCTCACTTACCCTGTCTCATGCTAACCCTCAGGCCATCCAGATCAGGGCCAagacccctccccagcccagacaccaggagggagggggagggagagagacagggaagggcCCTCCCAGCAGAATCCAGGCTCTTACATCAGATTCTTGCCCTGGACAGGATATCCTGTATTTACCAGGCGGAAAGTGTGGCGGGGGGAGGTGAGGTGGGTGGCCTTCAGCAGTGACATGAACTACAACTACCCCCTGAAAATATTCCCCTTAGCGCCTGCTCAAGAGTGGGATCATTTAGAAGTCAGTTTGAGGGTGTGGCCAGAGCTGAATTCAGAGGAAAGCCTTTAAGGAGAAGCTGTTTGCATACTCGATGAATCCAACAAACCTGGCTCCCGAATCCAACAAACCTGGCTCCGGAATCCGGGGCTGGCAGGTCTGCAAGAGGCTACATCTGAGGGGCCTCTTTCTGAGGGGtctgatttaaaaagaaacccctggccaggcgcggtggctcatgtctgtaaccccagcacttcgggaggccaaggtggggagatcacctgaggtcgggagttcgagaccatcctgaccaacatggagaaacccatctctactaaaaatacaaaattagccaggcgcagtggcacatgcccgtaatcccagctactcgggaggctaaggcaggagaatcgcttgaacccggaaggcagaggttgccgagatcgcgccattgcactcaacaAGTGCaatggcaacaagagcgaaactccgtctaaaaaaaaaaaaaagaaaaagaaaaagaaagaaaaaggaacccCTAAACAAATGGAGTGCTGAGGCCTCATCCCAGGACTCTCAAAAAGCTGATCATTTTGAGCTCTCCGGTGTCCAGGGTTGTGGCCGAGATTAATGATAAATGAGGAGAAACAGGCCTGCAGACTTGGCCAACCAGTTCAAGGCGCCACACCTCTCCGTTCCAGTCCAAACCCCTGGCACCAGGGTTTCTGAAGTGGGGGTCCTCTGCaggaggaaggcagaggtgggtacCCCCTACACCCCCCGCCCCAGGCGTTCCCAAGGGCAGCCCCGGGTCGTGGCCCGATGTCTGAGTCACAGGAGGAGGAGATACTGCAGTCACGGGAGACACAGCCCAAGACAAAGATCGGGTGACCCAATcccgcctcccccaccccaaaaccAGATCGGCGGTGTAAGTCTGGTGGCGGTGGGGGAGCAAGGCTCTCTCTTCTCCGTCACGGGCGTGTCTCGTCTCCTTGGCCTTGCCTTGCTTTGGGAGGGGCCGCCTCACACCCCCACAGACCACGGGGCTGCATGTGACCAGGACTCTGGCACGGCCGCTGTGCCCCCGCCCAACCCCGGCGACATAGCCCCTCAAGCTCCCTCGGGAAAAGGGGGTACTAACCGTCACTCACAGTCACAGACCACAATTACCCAGAGAGTGTTTGGTGGGCAGGGGTACAGGTGTGGTTTTAacgggggggcgggggtgggtggGGACGGTGGTGTCGTTGTGCGCATGCGCATGGGCGCCTTATTGTTTCCCCCCCTACCAGCACAGCTTCTGGGCGGCGGCCGCAACTAAAAAAGGTTGGGGAAGGGGCGATAATTccgcctcccctccccacatACATGCCGTTCTCCAGGAACCCCAAAACACAAGTTTCTTTGCTACGCTTTCCACGCTTGTGCACCCAGGTCCGCGCCAGTTTCTCCTGCCCTGCCACACCCCCGGCGCCCGCCCACTCGTGCCCCACTGCCCCGTGGCCTGcgcagccctgccctgccctacGCAACCTGCTCACCTTGCGGTCGCTGACACCCTCGCCCACTGCGATCACGACGCCCGCGCCCTCCATGCCTGGAGTGACAGGCAGCGGCGGGAGCCTGTCGTACAGCCCCTGCCTGGCCATGAGGTCTGCGAAGTTGAGCCCGCAGGCCCGCACGCGCAGCGTCAGCTGGCCGGGCCCAGGGGCCGGAGGCGCGGCCGGCCGGCTCTGCAGCTTCACCTTGTCGTAGCCTCCAAAGCCAGTGAGCACCAGGCAGCGCAGCGGCGGCggcgaggcggcggcggcggcccctTCCGAGGCCGCGGGCTGCTGGGGGTCGCTCATTCTCTCGGTTTTCGCAGGCGGCGAAGAGGCGTCTTCCCCGGCCCCTGCCTCGGCGGCCGCCACCACAGTGGCCGCCTCGGCTACCTCTCTCTCGGCTGACATGGCTGGGACTCCCGACGAGAGCGCACAGCTGGACTGAGAGTGTACAGCTGGGGAAGGCGGGGCGCGTCGGGAAGAGCCGCGGCTGCGGGATCCAGCGGGAGGGGCGGGGCGCCGGGTGAGGCGGGGCCTCGCGCGCAGCCTTAAAGGGCCAGGGCCACAGTGGCGCAAGCTGGGAGAGCACGAAAACGGGCACCAGGAATGTCTGTGGTCTTGGGCTCAAGCAGACCGcgatttatttattcatagtaaaccttattcaaattaaaaactattttaagggataggcctggcgcggtggctcacgcctgtaaatcccagcactttgggaggccgaggcgggcagattacaaggtcaggagatcattgcgggtgcatcatttgaggtcaggagttcaagaacagcctggccgacatggtgaaacccccgtctttaccaaaaatacaaaaaatagccaggcggtagtggcgcgcgcctgtaatcctagctattcgagaggctgaggcaggagaatcgcttgagcctgggaggctgaggttacggtgagccgaaatagcgccactacactccagtctggacaacaaagtgagaccctgtctcaaaaaaaaaaaaaaaaNNNNNNNNNNNNNNNNNNNNNNNNNNNNNNNNNNNNNNNNNNNNNNNNNNNNNNNNNNNNNNNNNNNNNNNNNNNNNNNNNNNNNNNNNNNNNNNNNNNNNNNNNNNNNNNNNNNNNNNNNNNNNNNNNNNNNNNNNNNNNNNNNNNNNNNNNNNNNNNNNNNNNNNNNNNNNNNNNNNNNNNNNGGTGGTAGTTACGTATTAAGCAAACTCCTATTGCCAagcaagctcggcctcccaaagtgctgagattacaggcttgagccactgcctcaGCTTCTAGTTATCTTTTTACACAATTATTTgcaacatatattattattacatatttttttttttgagacggagtctgcttctgtcccccaggttggcgCATAGgtggccgggatctcagctcactgcagttcacCCCGGTTtacggattctcctgcctctttagcctcccggtagctgactacaggcctcgccacctcgcccgggttgttttgtatttttttagtagagacgggtttcactgtgttagccagggatggtctcgacctcctgacctcgcggatccgcctggcctcgcctcccagtgctgggattacaggcttgagccaccgctaccgcctgcAACATATATTATTAACTAATTGCCTCTGGagcaaaaaattacttttttcccccaaaatctcTGTTGCccgctggagtgtagtggtgcaatctcagctcactgccaccctccacctcccaggttcaagcgattctcctgccttcagcctccctgCTGGGACtacgcacgccaccatgcccgggctaatttttgtattttagtagagacggggtttcaccatgttggccaggctggtctcaaattctgaccaggtatccacccgcctcggcctcccaaagtgctgggattacaggcgtgagccaccgtgcctggccaaaaaagcacttttaaaaggtaaaaaaaaaagaaaaaagtaaaaggtgCCACGCAAATACGTATCAGTGGTTTTATTATTgttagactcttttttttttttcttttgagacggagtctcgctctgtcgcccaggctggggtgcagtggcctctcaaagtgctgggattacaggcgtgagccaccgcgcccggtctattGTTAGACTCTTAAGCAAGCCTGACTTTTGGGTTTAGCTCTGGCTCCAGCAGAGCAACTCTGGCGGttggttctttctcttccttttttttttttttttttttttttNNNNNNNNNNNNNNNNNNNNNNNNNNNNNNNNNNNNNNNNNNNNNNNNNNNNNNNNNNNNNNNNNNNNNNNNNNNNNNNNNNNNNNNNNNNNNNNNNNNNNNNNNNNNNNNNNNNNNNNNNNNNNNNNNNNNNNNNNNNNNNNNNNNNNNNNNNNNNNNNNNNNNNNNNNNNNNNNNNNNNNNNNNNNNNNNNNNNNNNNNNNNNNNNNNNNNNNNNNNNNNNNNNNNNNNNNNNNNNNNNNNNNNNNNNNNNNNNNNNNNNNNNNNNNNNNNNNNNNNNNNNNNNNNNNNNNNNNNNNNNNNNNNNNNNNNNNNNNNNNNNNNNNNNNNNNNNNNNNNNNNNNNNNNNNNNNNNNNNNNNNNNNNNNNNNNNNNNNNNNNNNNNNNNNNNNNNNNNNNNNNNNNNNNNNNNNNNNNNNNNNNNNNNNNNNNNNNNNNNNNNNNNNNNNNNNNNNNNNNNNNNNNNNNNNNNNNNNNNNNNNNNNNNNNNNNNNNNNNNNNNNNNNNNNNNNNNNNNNNNNNNNNNNNNNNNNNNNNNNNNNNNNNNNNNNNNNNNNNNNNNNNNNNNNNNNNNNNNNNNNNNNNNNNNNNNNNNNNNNNNNNNNNNNNNNNNNNNNNNNNNNNNNNNNNNNNNNNNNNNNNNNNNNNNNNNNNNNNNNNNNNNNNNNNNNNNNNNNNNNNNNNNNNNNNNNNNNNNNNNNNNNNNNNNNNNNNNGGACGTGAGCCACCGTTGCCTGGCCAAAAGCACtttaaaggtaaaaagaaaaagtaaaggtgCCCGCATAAATCACATTATCCAGTGGTTTGAAGTATTGTTGGgctcgttttttttttcttttgagacggagtcgctctgtcgcccaggctggggtgcagtggcctctcaaagtgctgggattacaggcattgaacCGCAGCGCCCGGTCTATTGAACTCTTAAGCAAGCCTGACTTTGGGTTTAGCTCTGGCTCCAGCAGAGCAACTCTGGCAGttggttctttctcttcctttttttggggcggggtctggctctgtcgtcaggctagaatgcagtggcgcgatctctgctcactgcaacctccgcttcccgacttcaagcgattctcctgcctcagcttctggtgcacgccaccacacccggctaatttttgtattttcaatagagacggggtttcaccatgttgaccaggatggtctcgatctcctgacctcgtgatcaggcCGCCTGGGCATCCCAAactgtcgggattacaggcgtgagccaccgtgcccggctggttCTTTCTCTTCCTAATCTCCTTCTCCCCAAGCATCCACCAGAGGACGCAGCTCCCCCAAAACTTTCCACCCAGTGCTTGGCTGGAGGAACTCAGTCCACGCTTCTCTGCTAGTCTAGGCCCGCGGTTAAGTCAATGCAACCCGAGACCCGGCTGCCCGTTGTCATGGGGACGGAAAGCTATGATGTCACCACCGTCCGGGTGGGTGTGCTGGGGTTCACCCTCCCATTTCCCCAAGACCCCCTGCCAGGACACGGGCGGAGGCGGGAGAGAAAATCAAAAAGCCTGGCTCCTTCCCCTTAGCATCTCTCTCCCGCCGTGTTCAGGAAGTGGATGGCTGCCCCCGCTCTTGTCCGCACTGGTGCACCTGCGTGCACGCGTGGGTACACAGCAGGGCCGAGCTTCGCGCGTGTGCCGCTCACATTAGTGTACCCCTAAGAACTTCGCTTGAACTCTGCCCTGCCCTTAGCTCCGAGAAAGTCAAATAAGCCCGGTTCGGCCTGTCCCAAACCGGCAGGGGCACCTCAGCCAACACTGGCGCGCTGGACCCCGGCTCTGGGTCCTCTGTTCCCAGGGCTCCGCCCAGATCTGCTGGGCCCCGCCCCCCGGCTGCGCGGGTGGGAGGCGGGGGGACGGGGGGCGCGGCCGCCAGGCTGGGGGCGGGGCGGAGGGGGGGCCGCGGCCCCGGGGCGGGGGCTCGGCGCGGGCCCGCGAGATGCCGGTGTTGGCGGCCCGAGCGGCTGCAGCTGCAGCGGCGGGGGAGGCGGCGGCAGAGGTGGCGGCGGGGCCCGGGAGGGGGGTGGCGTGGGGGACCGGCGCGTATCCGGGACCATGGAGGGGCAGAGCGGCCGCTGCAAGATCGTGGTGGTGGGAGACGCAGAGTGCGGCAAGACGGCGCTGCTGCAGGTGTTCGCCAAGGACGCCTATCCCGGGGTGAGGGACCTGCGTCTTGGGAGGGGGGCGCTAAGGCTGCTGCGGGATGGGTGACAGGGGCCCTGGGGACGGATAGGAACGGGTACTCGGGTAACCAGGGACAAGATACAGGAGCTCGGAGGACGGGGGGAGGCCTTGAGGGCTCGGGAAGGACTGCAGAGGATTGGGGTGGGAGGAATTAGGGAGCAGGGTGAGATGGATGGGGTTTGGGAGAACCAGAGCATCCGGGAGGGAGGGCGAGGGGAATGTCGGAGGTCCTGGGCAATGGAGAAGGGAAGAACTAGGGGGCTGAAGGGACCAGGAGGAGGTCTGGGAGCCTAGCAGAGATTCTGCGGGGGGCAGGAGCTCCCGGGATCTCCCCTTTGCCCAATCCCAAACCAACTTGTGTCCAGGGGCTGGGCTGGACGGGGTGTGGGAGTGAGGAGGGCATTTATCTGGGGTGAGGACTTGGAGAGAGGATCTCATCTGGATCCATCCGTGTCTGCAGAGTTATGTCCCCACCGTGTTTGAGAACTACACCGCGAGCTTTGAGATCGACAAGCGCCGCATTGAGCTCAACATGTGGGACACTTCAGGTAGCCAAGTCCCTGGGGGTCACCCTGACTTCCAAGGCGGCCCACTCTGTCCCCTCCCTTGGCTAGACCCTTAGGTTCCAGGTCAGCCCAGCCCATCCATCCAATTCCAACAGGAAGGAAAAATCAATTTTCCGCTTAAagctagggaaactgaggcagaactTGCTGATCCTGACAGAAACCATGTCCTAAAGGAGAAAGCCTAGGATCTGAGCCCTTCAGCTGGGTTCTGCCTACCTGGGAAAGTTGGGAAGGAATGGCTTTTAATTTGGAACATGTTTCTTCGGAGATAAGACTGAGTTTAGAAAAGACAttcagaggctgggtgcggtggctcacacctataatcctagtactttgggaggcttgggtgggcagatcacctgaggtcaggagtttgagaccagcctggtcaacatggttgaaaccccgtctctactaaaaatgcaaacattagttgggcatgtggcacgtgcctgtaatctcagctgcggggaggctgaggcaagagaatcgctggaacctgggagagggaggctgcagtgagccgaggtcatgccactgcattccagccagagcgaaagagcaagactccgtctcaaaaaataaaaaaagagaaaagacatttaGAATGTCTTGAGTGAGGAGTGGTCAGGGGGCTGTTTCTCTCCATTGAACTAGAGAAATCTGAGGTCAAGTCCCAGGAGAATGGGAGAGTGCTTTCCTGCCACTGCTGTTTTCCTCCTCCCAACATAAGgagggtttttatttatttttatttatttttattttattttatttttgagacggagtcttgctctgtcgcccaggctggagtgcagtggccggatctcaactcactgcaagctccgcttcccgggtttacgccattctcctgcctcagcctcccgagtagctgggactacaggtgcccgccaccacgcctggctagtgttttgtattttttagtagagacgggctttcaccgtattagccaggatggtcttgatctcccgacctcgtgatccgcccgtctcggcctcccaaagtggtgggattacaggcttgagccaccgcacccggccgggtttttatttttacaagagTTCCCTTCGGGGCTTTAGACTGCCAAAGCCCAGAAAGCACATGCAACATTTTATGAGAATGACTATAGATTTCATGAGCTTCTCAAAGGGGTCCAAACCTTAgtcaagaataaaaattattactttttaaacccCTAGGGAAGCAGAGAGCCTTTTCCCACCATTTGACTCCCCTTCTGCCCACTGCCCCACTTGGGAAACCCAGACTCCATGATGGGTATTAATGATGGGTATTAGTGGTTGCTCTTTTCCATTCTCTGCTCCCAGCATCCCTTGACCAGGATCTGTAAGGTCTCCCATTCCCTTCCAGGCCTCCCATCCACTCAGGCCCCTCATGCTCTCTCTTCCTTCAGGTTCCTCTTACTATGATAATGTCCGGCCTCTGGCCTATCCTGATTCTGATGCTGTGCTCATCTGCTTCGACATTAGCCGACCAGAAACACTGGACAGTGTTCTCAAGAAGGTGGGAGCCTGGGGAAATAGGGCAGCTAGACTGAGACGGACCAGCCACCATGGTCCTGACATAAAATGGGCCAGGAGGAGGGAGTGATAGCTGGGGTACGGCCGTCAGCTGGTTAGCGAGTGAAGCTCTCATCCCTGCCacccctgcctccagcccccaTCCCTCCCAGCCACCCGCTTCCTGAAAGTCCTCAGAGCTGGATACAGCAGCTAGGGGAGGTGGGGGAGTGAAGGGAGAAGCACTCACGGGATTCTTTCTCTGCTCTTCCAAGTCCTTGGCAGTGGGAGCCCCAGATGGAGGGGATGGGATGTGAAGGCTGATCCTGGAACTCAGGAAAGCCCTGTGGCCTCCTCTCCAGGCCCCAATTTCCATGAGAAAAGCCAGTGGTGAATGGACAGAAGTCAGCTAGGGCAGCCCCAGTTcccaggtgggggaggggagggtgggatAAATTTGTTCCCAGGAGACAGCATGGGAAAGGCGAGTGGGAATGGGAAGGTTCCAGGCTGGCAGACCTTTCATAGCCACTGAGGGAGAAGAGTCCGCAGGCCCACGCCAGCCCTCTCGTCCCCCCTACTTCTCTCTCACCCCATCCTGCTCTCAACCCAAGCCTAGCATTCTCACCTCTTCCTTGTGTGGGAGAGTTCTGAGGGATATGTGGTTTCTGCATGCTGTGAGGACGAGAGGGCCCACTGCTGGCATGGCGCAAAGGCTCACCCTGTGCTTCCCTCCACCGCTCCacaattctcttttcttctcctacaTAGTGGCAAGGAGAGACTCAAGAGTTTTGCCCCAATGCCAAGGTTGTGCTGGTTGGCTGTAAACTGGACATGCGGACTGACCTGGCCACACTGAGGGAGCTGTCCAAGCAGAGGCTTATCCCTGTTACACATGAGCAGGTGGGACCCTTGACCTCTGACCTCATCCCAGCCTAGACCTGTCACCTCTGCACCTTCAGTCTCTGATTTGAAAACACCTTACCTGGCTCATCCTTTGTTCTGGCCTGTGACCTCTGACCTGATCCCTTGACTGTCCCCAGCCCTGACATTCAACCCCAGCCCATAGCCTCCGTGCCCCTTTCTAAGCTGCAGGCTAAGACCTATAACTTTCTTCCATGCACTCCTTCCTTTTCCAGGGCACTGTGCTGGCCAAGCAGGTGGGGGCTGTGTCCTACGTTGAGTGCTCCTCCAGGTCCTCTGAGCGCAGCGTCAGGGATGTCTTCCATGTGGCCACAGTGGCCTCCCTTGGCCGTGGCCATAGGCAGCTGCGCCGAACTGACTCACGCCGGGGAATGCAGCGATCCACTCAGCTGTCAGGACGGCCAGACCGGGGGAATGAGGGCGAGATACACAAGGATCGAGCCAAGAGCTGCAACCTCATGTGAGGGGCTAGGAGAGGGCAGAGTGTGAAGAGGGGTGGTGAGGGACACAATTGTTCCCCTGCCTGCGCCCAGGCTTTCTGACCTCCTGAGCCTGGCTGGGAAGTCAGGGCAGGCAGAGCAAGCAATTCTTCTGGGCAGGGGAGCTGGAGGGCAGAAGGATATCATCATTTCTCATCTcgtcctccctcctcttctccagtGGATATTGAGGGAGCTAACAGGGCTGGCATCTGGGGCATGAACTGAGATGGGGCAGGTGGGGGTTAGGGAAGCTGATATCAAATAGTGACCTTGGTGGAGTCTCCTATGTGAAGAGTAccctccctctccacc
The Papio anubis isolate 15944 chromosome 17, Panubis1.0, whole genome shotgun sequence genome window above contains:
- the RND2 gene encoding rho-related GTP-binding protein RhoN; translation: MEGQSGRCKIVVVGDAECGKTALLQVFAKDAYPGSYVPTVFENYTASFEIDKRRIELNMWDTSGSSYYDNVRPLAYPDSDAVLICFDISRPETLDSVLKKWQGETQEFCPNAKVVLVGCKLDMRTDLATLRELSKQRLIPVTHEQGTVLAKQVGAVSYVECSSRSSERSVRDVFHVATVASLGRGHRQLRRTDSRRGMQRSTQLSGRPDRGNEGEIHKDRAKSCNLM